From the Lactuca sativa cultivar Salinas chromosome 9, Lsat_Salinas_v11, whole genome shotgun sequence genome, the window GGAATTTGTAGATATTGTTGTGTGAATCATGACAAGACACTtggtaataaattgaaataaaaaaatcatCATCTTCTTTTTATCATACGCTAAATGGCAGAAACTTTATCGACATTTACAACACATAAACGCTCTCTGATTCGAACTTCTGGAGCTTAAGAAAACTAGGGCGATAACCCATTCCAGTGAAGTAACGGTTGAAAATTTTTGTGTCTTCAATTGTTCTCGTTTTAGGAGAATATGCCAACAACTTGTCTTCATAATAGATCATCAAAATTGTTCCATCTTTTAAACCTTCAGTCAGATACACAGGCTCCCACATCACCCAATCCAGATCAGGGCTGATACTTTCCTTGATAATCACCTCTCTATGCCAAGATTCCTTGATCCCATATTCCTTCATCACCCAAATCGTGAATTGAGATTCAAACGTATCAGATTGACATAAACAACCTTTAAGGACTGCCAAACTTTGGAAATGCATCTGACTCTCTTCTATAATTTCAACTGGAGGAGATGGAAACAACTCAAACGTCTCCTTGTCAAAATCAAACGTGCAAAGCTCTTCGGGGGAATCCCTGTCAAGAACAATCCAATGAGCGTTACCATTTAGAAATGGCCCAGACCATCCATTAAGCAAGTAAGGGACATGACCGAGACTTCGCCATTGACATGTGCCAAGGGTGTAAACCTCGGCTTCTACTATACTCGGCCGAGATGATGAGGTGGGGTCGGGAGGTATATCCCCTTGGAAGATCCGTATCACTTTGTATTCCTGTGTTAGTGACCCAACACcaaaacaataaataatcatCGCATAACCTTCTCTATAGTATTGCTGCCTAGGGAGGATCATATACTCTCTAGTGATTGGATTGCATATGTAAGTGTTATCACTTTTAGGACCATACTGCCATAGGCAGATCAAACCATTGACTGAGCCCACCGGGAGTATTTGAGAGTGTTGGAAAATGGGTGCGAGATCAAGGTCAAATGTCATGACAGGGTCATGGTGTAAATGGTGGTGATCAAGTTCGTCTTTCACCTCCACCCACTTCAAAATGCCCACTTTACGTGGTGCCCTCATTCC encodes:
- the LOC111889785 gene encoding F-box protein At3g07870 gives rise to the protein MEDLPVHVMIDILSRLPVKTIIHCKFVCKKWLDLISDSYFANLHLSRSPASLMLHHNPDNGMRAPRKVGILKWVEVKDELDHHHLHHDPVMTFDLDLAPIFQHSQILPVGSVNGLICLWQYGPKSDNTYICNPITREYMILPRQQYYREGYAMIIYCFGVGSLTQEYKVIRIFQGDIPPDPTSSSRPSIVEAEVYTLGTCQWRSLGHVPYLLNGWSGPFLNGNAHWIVLDRDSPEELCTFDFDKETFELFPSPPVEIIEESQMHFQSLAVLKGCLCQSDTFESQFTIWVMKEYGIKESWHREVIIKESISPDLDWVMWEPVYLTEGLKDGTILMIYYEDKLLAYSPKTRTIEDTKIFNRYFTGMGYRPSFLKLQKFESESVYVL